From Stegostoma tigrinum isolate sSteTig4 chromosome 1, sSteTig4.hap1, whole genome shotgun sequence:
AAATTTGGCACAACTATTGACAAATAGCAATGCGATGACCAGGTCATATATTTCAGATGTTTTCAGTGGATGATTTTTGGCCAGAGCACCACAGAATTCCCCAGTTTTTTGATTCAAGTCACGGGCCCTTGCTTGCTCATGTGAGAAGACAGACATGTATTTGGTTTAATTCTTCATTTGAAGGAAGGTACCAAtgtcagtacagcactccctcagtgttgcaATAAAAATGTCAGCCTAGAATATGAATCCTGGTTCTGGAAGGGATTTGAGTCTATGGTGCTGAGAGTGTCTATTAACATACATTTGAATCCTCATTTCAGATCAGTTCAACGATTTGAATAGAGACAATAAATTTGATGGATAACATATATAGAAATCaatttttcctttatttaaatataaatatttattaattaacaattgcagttaaaatacagagaCTTTTTGCCATGTACATATGTTGTTGTTAATAAAATGACCAAATAGTTTTATGGAAAAATctaaaaacatagaacatggaatcTTCATAAATAAAATACAATTATAATAAAGTGCAATAAGATATAACATTACAATAATGACAATATGCCACATCAAAACTGTAAACTTCATTTCCATTGAATCCCACATTAACATGTAACATGTTAACCAGGCAGCAAACATGTGACAATCTCAAAGCAGGATAAAAATTAAACCATTTAAACTGACGAGCAATTTAACAGCATATTTCAGAAAATTGTCTGATTTCTTGGCAGTATGATACAGATTAATGAACTCTCAGTGAAGAGAAGATCTATGTCCTGAATTCCATTGGGGGTCAACTTATTCTTCTGCCATTAGCAAAACACACTGATGCAAGTAGTTCCTtattatttgaaatgttttacaTTGCATTGGGAGTTCTATAAACCTTGCACTGAAGAATCTCCACAAGCATTTGAGTTCCACATCCAATTTTAAATAATAACATTGTTAAacatttaataaataaataaatataacaaTGGTCGGCTAGATAGACTAACTCCATTTTGCAATTGAATTACAACCACACTGCTTTACATTAGTCATACAGTCACATACAAAGATCTAAAACAAGCTTGAACATGATTGCTAAACAAATTTAAATTCCTGAGGTTATGGAGTGTCTCAGCATGGCTATACGTCACAGTCAAGTCTTTGAGTCTCTCAGTGAGCTTTATCGGTCATCTTTGTACTGTACAAAATACAGAAATGAATGCAAAATTACCATCAATCACGCTGGAATATATACCAAAAATATGCAGGGAAGAAATCCACTTCTTAAGTTAATATCTTAAATATTATTTCACACGCAAGTTCATCAGAACATACAAACAATTCTGATCAGTGAAAAATTTCAGATTGAAACATCAATTGAAGTAGCATCACTTTACTTTTGTGCAAAGAAATTTCAGATTGAATCACTTTTGAATGGCTCTGCTACTTTAAAATAGCTGAAAGGATCTTAAAGTATGCTTCTTATTCTAGACCTTTTCATTAATGAGAAAAGGTTTTCTATTGACTTCACAAATTCCTTTGAAAATcctaaattaaaacttaatcagATAACTTTCTTGCATCAAAGCATACAAGCAGGTCCTATAACATTTTCCATTAATTAATGTGTTGGGGATTAGCTGATAGAAAGAGGATAAGGAACAAAATGTTGTTCTTATATGTCACTGGTCAGCAGCATGCTGCCCTTTGTCATGGGAAGACATTTGAGTAAAGAGCCACAAAACGTATATCCACCTGATAATAATTGCTAAAATTTAAAGCTTTTTCAAGTCAGCAAATGAAGTTGCAACAAAGCACTTTGACAATGTTAGCATAACTTGGATTGAAGCCAGTTCTCTACTGTATACAAAGTAATggaatgggtgtgtgagaaatggATCAGCACTACATTCAGACCACAGAGGGTAAAATGCAGAATGAAAATTAAGGCACATTGCCAACTAAAGAAACAGCGTTGTTTTTTGAACAGTTCATGAAGTACCTGAAGAGGCCCTTTTTGGTGTTCAATCGAGGAGTTTTGTCTAcattgcaatttccttccctcacCACTCTGCAGAAATAATGGTTTGAACTAAGGTTTCAGTTGTCCAATAAGCTTTCGCTAATCATtgcattttattcatttcaagTTCTCTAGTCTCTTTTTTGCCATCCTAAAAATATAATTTTACCAATAATTTGCCAAATTAATTATAGATTTTCACTGTTACTATTTAGACAGTGTCTAGTGAAGTAAGTCACTCGCTCTTCAAAAAAATCCACCTGATTTTGTTCCCCATGATCAGATGAGTTTCCTAAAAGTTTGTCAGTCTGAATTCCTGAATTACTGTCTTGACAGTGAAGATAAAAATGTGCCCAATATATTGACTCCCTTCTTCCCCATGTGCTGCTTGCTACTTCTCAGAGTGCTAAGATAGCACAAACTAAATGTCAAAACTTACACATTGGTCATCATGTCAATGATCTTTTTCACCCAAACAGAGTTAGGATCCAGACACACTTGAGATCTACTTTTAAGGGTTGCACTGaaggaaatgaaaagaaagatAACTTTTTAATGCTCCGTTATTTATTTGCAATTCAAAAAGGAATAAAATTATTTAACCTTGTGCCCAAGCACAGCGGGTTTAGCTATAATCAAACTTACATGATTTCAACAGTTGGACAATGTGGGCCACTTGGAATGATTTCAATATTCTCCATGTGTTTTGGATGGATGAATTTGGAGTTTGTTTTAATACATTGGCATCGCAAGCTCACTCCTGTGTGTCTAAGAGATGCAGCTGTGGGAAAACAGGATATAAAATATTACTATTGGTACCTTTAACTGTAACTTATTTTCCTTACGGACTTCGGGGTATTCTTGGACAAGGTGATATCTCACTGCCAGAAACTGACATGTTCAAAGTTCTCCATAGCAGCATAGGTGCCAGCCAATTGTTAGCCTTTATATTTCAGCTCATTAACATTCAATTTAAATATGAAAGTCAAAAAAATGAAGTCTTTGAGTGGGCCACAGTGGGAGTAAATCTCTCATCTGTGGAGATTGTTGCCTCTGGGTCTGATGGTGCTAACTTTGATCACCAAATCAGAATTTGACTATGCAAAATATGGCGACACATCAGTAGACTACTGAAGAAATGATACACTCAGCCAAGACATCAAACTGAAACTTTTTGAGCTCTCTATTGGAGAATTTGAAATGGGGAGGAGAGTTCTGGAAGGATGAAATGAAAGTTTcacaggtggcacggtggctcagtggttagcactgcagcctcacagtgccagggacccaggtttgattccagccttgggtaactgtctgtgtggaagttgcatgttctccccatgtctgcgtgagtttgctctggtttcctcccacagtccaaagatgtggaggctaggtggatcgggtaaactcaattgcccatagtgttcaggcgtgtgtgggtaatagggggatgggtctgggtgggatgctcccaggggtggtgtggacttgttgggctgaagggcctgtttccacactgtatataATCTAAATAAAATGCACCAGCAAATTTCAAGTTATGACCTGGAATTCTTCAATATTTGTCATGTTTaactgcagaaaaataaaaatttccGTTGCTTAGTACTTTATTTCTTCACTTAGTTTGCAAATTTCAGCTCTGTATTAGAAATTCTGTCAGGTTAACAGGATCctcacagttaagggataaatttcATTACTTGTTATTTGGATACCTATATAAATTGGCTATCATGATCCTCACATACATTTACCTTTAAGCATCCAAATGCGAGTCTGATTAACAGCTTGGcgaataaaagcaaaacataaCGAGAAACTGTTCTGTTCAAAGTTAGTAAGCATGCACCGTAATCTCATTGACATGAATTAGAGTTCCTCCGGTAAATAATAAAATAACATCAAGCTTGACCCTTCTTATTGGCTAAATGGGATAACTTTGCTTCGGCAGTATATTTTGCTGAATTGTAAGGAGATATTGAAGCCTGAGGAGAAAAAATATTCCCCTTAACGGTGACATGTTTCCATTTCTGTCTTACTGAACATCCATTTGCACCTTACCAGCTGACTTGAAAGTAAGTAAGTTTACATGCAACCATGTCTTTGTTTACATGGACGGTACTTCTACAAAGGTGCGATTGTGGCTTAACATCTCGGCGACAAAAATGCAAGACCAGCTATGAACACTTTTGAACATGTTTCTCAAGTAGCAAACTGCCTACAAATCCCTGGAAGTAGCCTGTTCATTCTAAGTTTAACAAATTATTCTTCCTAATACTAAATACCACTCATTACTTCAAATGTAAGTCTCACGTGACATTATTTGCACTCACCTGTGAAAGTATGTAATTTGTGTAAGTGTAAATTCAGTCTAACATTAGCAACAACTGtgttttaaaagttaaaattcaaGCTGTtaacaatttaaagctatacacTATGCACAAATATCTAATTTAAATATCAAAGTCAATTATTTACATGAATATGCTGTATAAAATAGGACATTTTTATAAATGCTTTTGCGAAGTATATTTCTTACCTTGTGTGGAAACCAGATAAACTACAAAGAGAGTCAAAATGATAAGAGTAACTTTGCTGTTCATTGTCTTTTCTTGGATAATGGTCTTAATATTCTTCTTGTTGCTGTGCTCTGTTGCTGTTCTAACACCCCATTTTTCAGTGTCCCTATTTATGACCACAATTCACTCACGCAATGACATGAAAAGATGTAACTTCCTAGGAATTTCCCAGAGTGTTGTGAAATACAAACTTTCCACTGGTTTGATAAGCACAAAACCAGGCATGTAAACTATATTATGTGTAAATTCAAGGGCAAAAAGCTTCAATTGGATTGCTTCAAATATACCAAAAAATCAATTTCCTCcagtattttgtattttaaattttgttcttgCTGTACAAATAATTAGCTACAGTACCTGTAAATTGTTGCAAAAAATCTGCTTAAAAATTGTGATAAAAAGAcaggtaatatattagcattaACGTTATATTCCAGTGAATCAATGCTTAAATCAATTATATATCTCTTATTCGACTCAAGACATATGTTTGTATCTAAATAATACCATCAGGTTCCACGGAATGTAAACGCAGTCAATTATCAATGGATTTATGCCAAAAgtatttttgtgaatggaatcagtGGATAAAAGTGGAATGTATTGATGTGATATTCTTCTTAATTTTATTCAACATGTTTATTTGCATTTGAATTAAAAATCACTCCCCCCCACATTAAAATAGTGGATTCAATGATGGAAATTTTGAGGGTATTGTCAGTTGGCTGAGAAATGATAAAGTGGGaacaacagagtaaatgtttcaggaaGAAAGTGGGAAAAGTGGCTGCCAGGATTCCCAATGAGCTGCTATTAAGCTGCCATTTTACCAGCAGTGTGGGCCTGTTGCTGCTTCAGGAAATTGCCAAACGAGGCCCTGGTGTTTAGTGCTTGGGGTGGGTGCAGATGGTTTTTGAGAATTCCATGACCCAAAGAGAAACCATCCCTCCCTAGCAACAGCTGGcacttttcatggcctcagggcTGCCTTGCATCAGTGATTCCTGCCACCATGACCAGTCAGGTAGGCCCTGGTCGCGCGAGACCTCCATTTGAGGGCAGTCTGCCACTGACTCACATTCATGGTAGTGATGCAGCTGCCTCTGAATGGGTGTCCTGATTGAAGGGCAACATACCCAGCAGTAGCCACCAAAGGGCTGGCTCCGGCAAAATGCATTCATGGGTCATGCTACTTCTTAAAGCAGGGTCAATGAACTCAAACTTCAGACCTGGCATTGGGACTCTGCTGCCTTCAAAAAATTCCAGCTCAATGACATTTATGTGAGATGTGTAAAGTATTTGTGTTGTTCTCTTGAAAGGCCTGTGTAGTGCAAGGAAGTTCAGAAAAAAtgtatatttaaaatatttttgtgtgGAAAGATAGAAAATAGATAGATAGAAGGAAAATTAGAAAAGAAATGAATCAatgtaggagcaagagtaggtcattcggctCCTTTTTGTCCAATATTCTCACTCCATTGGATTTGTTGGAATTTAGATCCCTTTAAAAATGATTATTTTCTTGAATTTCTTCCGTAGCACAGAATCTCCTGAAATTTCAAGTTCAGAAGGTATCTGCTTTCCCTAAAATAAATACTTTGTAATAAACAAGGGAAAAATGAATTTACAGTCAAGATCACAAGGTAGCTGTATTCCATCCCATTGACATTAATGAAATATCTGGGACCATTTGTACTCAATTCTCAATGTCGTGTTTCGGAAAACAAAGTTTCTGTTACAAAAGTATGAAAAACATTTCCCTTTTGATTGAAGGGGACAACAATTATCCTGTTGCTGTGAGTAGTTGTTTTACATCCATTGGCTAGAAGGGTTCAAATGGGTGAATGACACAGTGTAAGCTATCAGATCGTGGAAATAAAGTTTATCAACAGAGTCAAGAGTCACTACTCTTCAGGCAATTCTTGTGAGAGACTTGACCTTCGAAGTGACCTGTCCTCTTCAGATGGAAGATGGACAAGAAGAGATTGAGGGAAGACCCAAAGAAGCGATCCCTACAATTTCAGCTAGAAAGCCGGTTCCTGCCTTCATTACTTTATTAAGATGGgcacactctgtcactctgtaTCAGCTGTCTATTTGTTCTCTCATTTCATTGAACCATTCTCAATTGTTTTGGGTCATATGGTTTTTCTATCTAATCAACTAATGCATCATATCTAAACTGCTGTTTCTGAACAACTTTATAAACTATCTAAAAAATTCctattccaataatttgcctacttTCTCAGCATATCCCTGAAAACCAAGAGAAATAGGCGCAACTGcaaatggtggagaatctgagataacaaggtgtagagctggatgaacagagcaggccaagcagcatcagaggagcaggaaaagcaaAAGTCTGAAGCGTAAACGCAGCTGTTGCTAAACATTCAAATAGCAAAGAGAAATGATACAAATGATGATAGAATCATGTAATAAACAATTCCAAATATATTTTAGAAACATATAACCAGTTATTTAATGGCATTTATTTGCTGCAACCTTTAGGTACCTAATAGGCTAAAAGTTAAAATTTTTTAACCATTGAATCATTTTGATTTTGAATCATTTATGTGTCAAATTGAATGCAACAAGCTAATTGACAAACGATCAACTGCAACTAATGCCGTTAAATTGTTACACATTTCAATTTGTTACACAATGGCTTGAAATTTCCACAAAATGCTCCGTCATACAACTGTGATGGAAGCGATTTTGTGGTTTGCTTTAGTGTCTAACACCAGATACAACTTATTTCCAAAAGGTCAACGGTAAATTATTACAATGCATAAATTCCCTATGACCTTTTcaatgaatccctacagtgtagaagctggccattctgcccattcagTCCCCACCgagactctgaagagcatcacccTTAGGGGCACTGCACAACGTATAATcacacatttcccatggataaccagactgcccatccctgaacactatgcatAATTTAACATAACCAATCCACAATGCCACACATCTTGGGATTGTGGGAGCAATacgcagcacctggaggaaatgcacacagataTGGGTAgcatgtgcaatctccacacagaaagaatggaattgaacttgcgtccttggtgctgtgaggcagtagtacgTACCAATGAGCTACTGTACTGCCCCTTTTGTGCCTTTTTCATGATACCAGTGCCATGACACTTACTGCCATGAACTTGAAAAACCATCCCCGAGCAAAGTGAAACATGCAACTTCGACATGGCAGAAAGGAGGCCATGGTGGGATTGGTGGGGTATGAATGCTAGTGCAAAGATGGATGTGGTTTCTGTGAGACTGGTTGAAGCATGGAATGCAGCCAG
This genomic window contains:
- the LOC125450436 gene encoding interleukin-8-like, encoding MNSKVTLIILTLFVVYLVSTQAASLRHTGVSLRCQCIKTNSKFIHPKHMENIEIIPSGPHCPTVEIIATLKSRSQVCLDPNSVWVKKIIDMMTNV